taaaaaaattccctacgattttctgaagtataatttttttacattttactctCCTTGTTGGGCTAATTTtcgcagaaaaaggaaacctaaaattttcggatttaaaaatgtgataaagagaggaataagaaaaattatcatATTCATAAAAGGTtcaattgcatctaaaattttgttCGAGAAAATATCACTGAAGCCATTGTACTTTCGAAAagcctcaagttcccctaggaagACCGAACCGATTCAAATCTCATACCGCCGCTTAGATttcatttctagagatctaagagtactctggatagcctaaaaagaatttataatgcatttaggaggaaaccgtcgttgggtgcccctggccgGCAGCATACATGGTTTGTAAAGAAAGCTTTGGAAAGATTAATGCGAAAGATGTCGAGCTTTTCCAGAACGAGTTGGTCAACGAATTCTATcccttgaaagcgttgatttcTTTGAAACAAGAagaatcttaatgagcaaaacttcgatGGTGAGACTAACTGGTCGGCTAACTGGTGAGTGTTgcaaactttcattgtatgcaaatgagtcttgtgatgagcatgcggtttagtTTCGAGGATGATTGAAATGAGGCGCCATGTTCATAACGTTTTTGTTCTCTGgtaatgatgtaatttctctcgaatcgaggcccttgtttaccgtgtatttatacacgcgtgcTCAATCAATTCAGAAATAATCATCGaatacgatataaaaagtaaatatcctgaatACTTgaccgtcgataaagtaggaagtaaaactCTTTTAGAGACGAAATGTTTCTTGTATAATTAATCTCCCCCTCATTTCTTATCTTCTTTCCAAGCAAACGAGACAAACGGATAGATACCATTATTTCTTTAACTCTTGTTAAAATTTCACTATTTCATTTATTCTTGGAGTCCTAAATGTATTGGTTAAAGGTTATAGTAGATGCATTTACATGAAACAATGCGGGGTTTTTTCCCCTTTATTTCTTCGCTCCGCTGTATTCCTattcaggggtacccaacgacaattttcggaaaatatctgttcggaagacggtgatgagatctagaatttgttgtaaaatttcttgcttgcctgcctctcctaggattttcgaacatctaaaaaatggtataattgcccatttttaacggatttttatccctaaaaggtcacctagaattttcgggagcattttttctggctgaaattttcgaaaaggtaagttttgatccctataattttcgggtcactagactttcagctaggaaatccgaacagatgaaaaatttttagggaataaaaatatgcctacatctaccatttaaatactactgtacgtttaacaatgctacgtttaagtggttttgaactatattctcgttggatgcccctgccTCTTccaatattttcattttaaagtaattaaatCAGCGAGACCGGTCAGATTCATGATTCATACGAAAGACAGTTTCACTTGAACCTTCCTTTTGATAAATCAATTTTCTGTGTATTGAAACTAAAATTGTCCGAGAAAGTAAACGATCAAAATGAAGTGAAGTTTCCTGAAGGCAAAAGGTGTCTGCTGATCCACATCAAGTAATTTCATCTGAGCGAAAATATAACCGATGGATGTAAAAGCAATCTTactgaaataagaaaaaattccttttcacGTCAGTTCTGAGAATTTAGCAAATTGAACCGTTTTTCTTTTAGACGGCGCATGGGGTCCACCACCCCAGGGGAACATTCTCACCAATATTTTTCTAATTACCCACAaggagttttttttctttgagtcATTAAGCTGCAAGAGAGGAGTTTAACACCTAGGATATTAAGTAGGCGTTGTAAAATACtcaaaaacaagagaaattgttctatcaaatgttatttttttatttagacaATCGATCGCTTTTATATCAAATTTCAATACAACTGAATTATTCGTCAAAAGCTTGCTGGAACGATAGTGTAGGCGGTGGCCTTGCTTGTATTCTTGAGAGACAAGTAAGCCATTCCCATCAGGCAAAGCGCTGATAGTATTCCCATGGTAATCACAGCAGGCACAGTCATGTCTGAAATATTGAACATAAATTTGTGTTAATTGTGAGTAAAAGATGACGATAAGACGTACATAACCCCAGGGTAAACCTTACAGGATAAAACAAATGGTGCATGCAGCATGCAGGCGTGGGTATTTAGAAAGCAGGAAAATTCATGCatgctgaaatatttttttaccaacgaGACTCGTTACCTTTGTGTATAATAGTGATAGTTGTTTTAGTTCTTTTAAGTCATAAGTTCATTTGGATTAAAGCAGTGATACAACCATAAAATTCAGAAGAAATATCGACCGATCATTGTATTCTTGTGCAGGGTTTTCTACGCACACCGATACACATGATGCTAATATGGCGAAACTTCATCTGTCATACATAAAGTACATCCCTATTCTGCTCTTACTCAAGGGcattttttgataaatttcgagTGCTAGATAAGAGATTGCCACTTTCTTCGACTTCTAACGTTttcattgattattttattagaGTAACAAGTACCTTTTTTATTTgatctttttcttgatttcatTTCCGTTGCGTCACTTGCAAATGTGAGGGGTCCCTGTGCCAGTGGGTATAATTTGTCTTCATCGCTTACGTCACGTCTTAATCTGCCTTCCTTGATACATCGCTGTGCACATCTTGATCCAGGGTTTCTTGCGTCACATATCCTTATTTGGCAGTGGACAAACACGAATGGGTGATCAGCAATGAACTTAAACGCTTCAGTACTGAAACGATCCACACCCACTTTTTGCGATTGTATGGTGATGGTTGTTTTATCAACTGGGcaactgaaagataaaaaatgtcATAGTCAGCAATTACTATCAACAGTTAGTATGCTATAATGTGGTTCtttgtaaaaggaaaaaatggaaGCACAGATAATGATCGCCATGACATTATTGTGAGCTTGAaatggaaaacaagaaaacttaaaaacagGAGATTTAGCATTTAAGGGCAAATTTGTATTCTAGATCACAGAATCTTTTGTACAGTACTTCTACATAAAAACATTAACCAGAAACTTCTtacaaacaattttgttttttttgttttttgttttcaaacaatTCGCAGTTTCAGCTGAGGTCATTCAAAAGTCTTGTTTCGATTGTGAAGTGTAATGAGAAACAATTTGAAAAACGACAATTTTTCTTAAAGAGAAATAACTACTTTTTGAAAGTAAAAGGtagtctttttttatttaaatatgcAGTCTGCTTaataaactttttgaaaattttatttccgaAATCTAATCTAATAATGcagtaaaagattttttttaaattacccCTCCTTGATGAGATGATATTTGTCATCGTGTTGTCTGTCCTGGGAGGGTGTAGCGTAACAGTTCTCAGCCAaaactgacagagttttgtcCTTGGTTTTCACAGATGCTTGGAAGAAGAGGTACTGTCTCAACTTGACTTCCACAGGATAATCACTCTGGGTATAAGCTGCCTCGAAGCTAAAGATCAACATAGTGAAATGCGACACTGACAAGATCagattattttcaaaaaatatcaaaataaaagtACGCTCTGCTTTATTCATTTTCAGTTTCTAAGTAATTTCTTTGAGGGCGACAACGCATTAAGGATGCAATTCACTTTACACTAAGCTACTGCCAGGTTTTATCCAACTTCCATGAATGTGTTTCGGTGCAACAGAGGATCATGGATAAGCTAAAATAGTTATTTAAATGGTATTTAAAACCCATTATAAACCTTTTATCTGGGAACATATCCAAAGCAACTGTGAAGTTTCCTTTtccattttcatcaaaaacCAACTTCCTGGTGTCAGGTTTAACTCCAACAGCAGTAGCATCACCCGAGTTTTTGTAGAAACAGCTGAAGGGTATCTCGATCTCACGAACTCTCGTTATAATGGCGTCATCTGCAACTGGGATCTCCAAGACTGTGTTGCTATAAACCACAAAACCTCCTCTGTGTCTGGCGGTTGTACCACAACCGGTCAATGCAGTTTTAAGGGTGAAGTTTGTCCTTGTTTCCGTAGCAACACACTTCACATCTCGCAGGGTGACATGTTCACGATTTAAGCCGAGAAGAAGAGCTTTAGGCAGGGTGATAGACATGTCATTTTGGTGACATTGCACTGATACACCAGATGCTATAGGATAAAATATTGTCAATGAATAATTATtaaggttttaaagaaaatttaaagtttCATTCGATGCTTGAAAACCTCACTTAATGATAGGCCTGTTACAGTCCAACGTAAAGAACCTGAAATTTTCCAAGAAAGTGTAAGTAGCTATGAAATCAGTTTTAAGACAGAAAAATGCATGAAATGTTTTCAACTTATTCATTCTATTGAAAGAGATTCTTAGTTTTGATGATCTACATTATTTTGAGTTTTGAATGCCCCTCAACGTATCACCTTTTTTATCAGGTTTGTAGCAATATCTGGTATGTTTCATTCTCTAATGACCCCTTAGCATTCTCGCTCATTCATTTCCTATAATTAGAAGATCAAAATAATACGTTTCCTTACCAACGCACGTACGACGATTGGGTGCCAAATTCAACTCCGGGTCAGGGCATGAACAGACGAAGCTACCTTTTGTATTTTTGCATTTGTGTGAACATCCGCCATTGTCTTCGGCACACTCGTCCACATctcaaaaaacaagaaaacgttGATTCAAATAATTTGATTATCAAGGGTAATGCTCTTTTTTTTGCgcagttaaaaaattaaaactagaTTATCAAAATGCATATCacataacataaaaaaataccTACGGAATATAACCCACTAGAATCCTAGACTATCAGTTTCTTTGAGATATCTCAGGATTAATTTTATGAATCGCGTTAAATGCGaatttccctgctagcagaggtctctcacgacgcgGCAAAAATGAGATGAATGAAAGTCTCTCTCCTTCTCCTCATTTTTGTCTCATCGTGAGAGATCTCTGTTAGCAGGGAAAACGCGAATAGTTTTGTGGCAGGCATTCATCAAGTTAAACAAATGATCAGCTATTACAAGAAAACACGACGCGCGAGACAAAGGTGTTTCTTAACACGCGTGACGCGCAGACTTTACGACAGAATCTATTGCAGCTAATTACAGTAACTTTTGAACAAATTAATTTAGCATTACTCCGTCTTACCGTCGTCGCAATTAACTCCTTCGTAGCCAGGTGAGCAAGTACATTTATATCCAACAAGAGATTGAGGAGCGGGTCTGCAAGTTGCACCGTTCATGCAAGGGTTAGGGTCACATTTGGTAGGAGCTGAAAAAGAAGTGCAATTCAAGATCAGGGCATTGACACCTTACCAGAAAAAGTACATTCAAATAATTTGTTGATCCAAGGGTAATATTTGTGCTACAAAAAAGTTACAACTAAATCATagtaattttaaaaactaaaaaaatagtaTTGACAATACAATGTCAGCTTCCTCGATTTACGAATGAAGTAACAAGGGAACCTATCGCAAAGCTTGTTGTTAACAATGCAGTGGACAAAAGTTATTTCAGAACTGACAAAAGTCGTCTATAAGATTCAATGAAAAAGATTGGAAGAGTGCTGAAGGTGTTTctgcattttttcaaaaattttgtacTAATTTGCTAATTTGCCTTTGGTTGTTCCTCCTGAcgaaaagagttttaaaaagatgATATTTCTATCTCAAAACGTTTGATCTTCATTTACAAACTAGAAAGAGAAGTTTCGGTGGTAAATTCATTTCGACGCCCTTATCAACTTAAGCACACAAAGGCGTTTTCTGAGGCTTTGCTCACACTCACACTTAACCAGACAGCTTCTGGGCACAAAATTCATATCGGATAGGGTTTCTATTTACACCCAAGAAAGTTGACTTCGGAGCGATTTCTGAAACGAAGCGAAGCTGCGCCTCGCCGATCTCTAACAAATCGGATAGTTGTTCATAGTATACCCGATAGTGGTGTCTGCAGTCGGCACGAAACGTTATCCGGTATTGTATGTGCATTGTCTGACTAACCCGGATACAGCAAAAAATACCTATTAATACTTAACTAACGTTTATCATCCATTGCAGCTGGTTCCTTCTTGAGTTGATTCCATAAAGAATCTTCGTCGGCAGTGACCATGTTAAACAGCAAGGGAAATAAGAGAATTATCCACTTCTGAATGACCATGATTCCAGAACAGTAACTAACTCAAAGATACGCCTCTCCGCTGTCGAAAGAGCAATGAAGGACAAGTGATGTGTTCTACCGCCTTTTAAAGCTTTTGAAGTGTGAGGTTTTTCGACACAAGAGGGTGAAAATTACAAGTGttaaatgaacaaaataaatcaGTCCTgattttacaaataaaagttgGAATTTTTAAACACAAAGACAAAAATACCCGCCTTTGACTTTGTATGCCTGCAAATCTATCGGGATAGAAATtcggctttaaaaaaaatcacggAAATTACAAGCTGTCAAGCTATAAACACCCCTAGATCTAATTCTTATTTCACAAGGATGTGTGTAAATTCTTCAGTTAGAAAGGGATAAAGGATAGTAAAGAGTGGgcattttttgttcttaactaaTGCAAAAGTATACTCAGTAATGTAGACCAACGTTTAAGTTCATATTATATGTCACAACTTTTTTGTCAAAAGCAAAAAGAGTAAAATAAGCAGCCCGAAATAACATTTGAATTACATATTTTTCATTGAAAGAACAGTTTCATATCAAGGAATGAGGCTTCAATTGATAAACTAGTAACAATACCCTCTAGGCAATGTGCTGATTAGTTATTTCGATTGCATAATACTCATTTCACTGTTGACTAAATAAAAGCTGAAGAGACAAAGTCGATCATAACTTGGAACACAACTTGCaacattttttaatgtaatGACACATTTTGTcgttaattaagaaaaaaatgaaattaagatCAAAACGCTGCTCAAAATATtaagagtattttttttttcttcagacaaACAGACAGAACTCTTTTGGCCaatgaaaactgaaaagaaaaataccatGGTTAGTTAAAAACATAATGTAAACACGAACCCCTAAAAGAATTGAAAGAAGATATTTCAGAGGGACAAAGAAATAGgtattaagttcggcacatgtaaagttcgacgtttgaaccggcgGGCCTTAGCCAATGAAAGTCGGCCGGGCCAGTAGAGGCGTTGGCGTAATAAGTATACGATAATTATGTTCTAAGCAAGCCTATATTACATCATCCTCTTTGTGATTAGtgaaaaataatcaaattaattcGAAATTATGAAGATTAAACTTGCCAAAATAAAGCGCTAAACACCTTATAGGCCAATGAAAAATCTGAACACTCAGCTTAAAGGTCAATCAATCAAGCAGCACTATAAAAGTACAATTCAGCTTCGCATAGGCGCCTGTTCTTGATAAACTTTGGGAGACGACGCGAACTGCTCAACCTGTGGATTTAGAATGAAACTTCTTGTCGTGCTAGTACTTGTACCTTGTTTTTGCTTGACTATCGATGGAAAAGGCTTTTTAGCTGAAGAAGACCTCGTAACCAACAATGATGATCCTAAGTTCTTGAACTTCTACGAGGAAGAACCAGAGAGTTTTGTGACCGGAATCGAGGATTTCTTTCCCCAACGATATACTGACGACCAGTTCAGTGGGGAATCGTCTGGAAGTAAgattgtttaatttaattttttttttaattcagccATTTTTTCTAGCCTACAATAAATTTATCCGATATTCGGTGAATTTGCTGGAAATTCGTTACCACAATCATTTGACAATTTCTCCTTCTACGCCGAGTTAGTTCCTGtggaaaaaaaagctttgttcagAGATCAAATTGACCTGGAATATCAGCGAACGTGTTGACTAACAAGCTGCAATGAAGATAAAATAGTGCGTAAGAGCTGGAATAAAAGTTAACATTGACCATCTTAAAACCCAAAAAGATGACTTAGTAAACTGTAAGAAATGTTCACCTTTGTTGCGTACACTTACCATAGGTGATTGTGTTCCGGCGCAATTTTTGGCTTTCTCAAATCTGCATCCACATTAACATTTGCTTCACTACCTGAAGACAGAGATCATTGTTGAAAAAGGTTCATGTGAGCTTTACTTCAGTTTATAGAAGGTTATGTTTCTCATAGCCTTTACCTTCTTTTATTTGTGTTTGATGACAGAATTCTcagtatttttatatttgtattCGCTGTAGCATTAGTACATGGTCGTGGACCACTAGCGGTCGTCCTTTTTTTCCCTCAAGACCACGCTTAAAAGTATTgtgtctcaaaagaaaaattagagaCGGCACGCGATCTAACATGGAGTGTTACTGATATGAATTTATATCTACACTGATCAACAGCAACTAATGCTTTTAAACAGactaattaatttattttaaattaatgtttgtgttttgtttcaGTTCAGAGTCCTTGTGCCGAGAACCCCTGCCTAAATGATGGTAACTGCTCAGTGATTGCTGGTGGAGATTATTCTTGTGCATGCCCGGGTGGATATTATGGAAAGAACTGTGAAA
The sequence above is a segment of the Porites lutea chromosome 3, jaPorLute2.1, whole genome shotgun sequence genome. Coding sequences within it:
- the LOC140932106 gene encoding ZP domain-containing protein-like, coding for MVTADEDSLWNQLKKEPAAMDDKPPTKCDPNPCMNGATCRPAPQSLVGYKCTCSPGYEGVNCDDDVDECAEDNGGCSHKCKNTKGSFVCSCPDPELNLAPNRRTCVASGVSVQCHQNDMSITLPKALLLGLNREHVTLRDVKCVATETRTNFTLKTALTGCGTTARHRGGFVVYSNTVLEIPVADDAIITRVREIEIPFSCFYKNSGDATAVGVKPDTRKLVFDENGKGNFTVALDMFPDKSFEAAYTQSDYPVEVKLRQYLFFQASVKTKDKTLSVLAENCYATPSQDRQHDDKYHLIKEGCPVDKTTITIQSQKVGVDRFSTEAFKFIADHPFVFVHCQIRICDARNPGSRCAQRCIKEGRLRRDVSDEDKLYPLAQGPLTFASDATEMKSSISDMTVPAVITMGILSALCLMGMAYLSLKNTSKATAYTIVPASF